The following DNA comes from Palaemon carinicauda isolate YSFRI2023 chromosome 22, ASM3689809v2, whole genome shotgun sequence.
acgcccagcccacatgcagcacgggagccacgcccatcacggcgcactagaaggcctgcgtggatggatgactacatgtgatcatcgtacattacagcggcacctgcatatatttttttcttttattgcctttgcttttcatattattttatgaacatgtattacctgcacattgtgttttgcattcctgacagctatgtacctgtcttcctattctcgcacatgcacccaatttaatccatgtatatccatgcattattttttatcattgcctctccatgtatacccatgtattaatctcggggggggggatgatggagtacctgcaataagatatgttttcccatggcgggcaggcgccaagggagtgtgccggttgcagagagcaaccgagtcagtctgtatctgaggacgcattaaactacatgtctccaccatcgtgtgtctcttgtcctaccttgacatccaatagtACTTTACGGCTTAGAGGCCGATGTGGTCGTTAAAGATTAagtaacttattttatttttttatttgatacttAAGTACAAGTGACATAAAGCCAAACTGACTACCCCTAATCAGAACACTTCTGATGATCTCTGTCAAATATCGGACTCTCTTATCTCTATTGATAGCCATGATTGTTACTTATACTTTTGCCAATACAAGGTCGGACAGTATTAATGGTTTTATTATTTCAAAGATTACTTTGGTTCACTTGGTTTCCATGCAGTTTATTCCCATAGACATCTACCAATAGATATTTAAAAGTTCTTGTTCCTTTCACCACCTAGACtaatatggtaaataataataataataatctttatttcagcaaaagccatatacagagttacaatagggctacagtgatcttacacttttgatatcagcaaaaaagatgagatatgcaataatatcagtgaaatagtacaaacatcaattagcaggttgaccacagagttctaaggcctgggtaataaaatcacaacagCATTATCGCATTATCAGCAaacaaaaggagagagaaaaaaatggcgatgacaatgataattatgttagagaacaaaaattgcttggataatgatagaACTCGGGAAAAAGAAATtagtggtgtgaaggaaatacagaacTGCCAGACAACAGATATAACATATTAAAAcatgttatcataacattactgggtattatttagtgatgaagatttggcatagccactaACAAAGATTAGCAGATACAATTCATTGCACAGACGCTTCCCtgttccaggtttcccacattttggattttattctagctgcacttgcaagcacatttagaattacagtgaaccctcgtttatcgcggtagataggttccagtcgcggccgcgataggtgaaaatccgcgaagtagtgacaccatatttacctatttattcaacatgtatattcagacttttaaaaccttcccttgtacgtagtactgttaacaaactaccctttaatgtaaagaacacttaatgcatgtactacagtaccctaaactaaaacaggcacaaatattaaaggtgattttatgtcatgcatttcctaaacacgctaaaaagcacgataaaaaatggcaaccaatgttttgtttacatttatctctgatcataatgaagaaacaaactggaggtagagctttgcttattacccagacatatttcccatacttttcccttagaactacatcacatcttcctactttagatatatatatatatatatatatatatatatatatgtatatatatatatatatatatgtgtgcgtgtatatatatatatatatatatatatatatatatatatatatatatatatatatatatatatatgtatacacatatacatacctacatatatacataaatacatgcatacatatatatatatatatatatatatatatatatatatatatatatatatatatatattactgtatatatatatatatatgggttatggaaaaaatccgcgaagtggtgaatccgcgatggtcgaaccgcgaagtagcgagggttcactgtacgggattttcactagatcgtaggcgggaggtgagacttactatagagcgtcgaatgatggtttttaggttatcctgtctattttcaacaaacagcGCTGAAGCCGagtggtgcctcggggtattggtgaggcatCTTAGGATaccattgtgaatgactgtgatacgtctcatcaattcacgcgtatagtttgcccatagctaGCAGCCGTACaggttatagcagtaggtttgaaacaggagttttttttatatattggcggcagaaggcaaatcttctcgttactatgttccctagacaacactatttacgtcgcctgttttcaatgtcagaggTCTCCTTTGAATCTTTCGTAATGatatgacctaggtaaggaaaatcattaacaaatgctagctgatggttttggaggaaaatatgtgggtcttctacgaatcggagcgctctaggaaggataGACATGCACTGGGTCTTCGATTTGTTATAgattgtcatgttcattagcgtatgcgttccAGGTGTCATTAAGACGTTGTAGGctttgggcagagggggagatgacgACCATATCGTCAACGTAGCAAAGGTTCTTTATGGTAAAGCTATTAACcatacaaccaatgggaagtgaattcagtctgacattcaaatcatctgtgtaaacattaaataaatatggtgagaggatgcctccttgcctgagaccgttagatgaaccgaatggctgggataggacattgccccatttgacacagaactgctgtgttgagaaccaacagtataatatgctGATGAGATATATAGAGTTCCcattttgcgtagtttcaaaaagagtttcagatagtttactctgtcaaatgccttctgcACAtccacaaaacataagtagacgggtgaggccgaggatatatagaaattcaatatctcctttagaatatatatacaggtgtcagtcgagtggttagtcttaaaaccaaattgattgtcttcggtgtggagaaagggtgcaagGCAGCGGAAttgaagagattcaaatattttcgatgaaattgttgtgatggcgatggggcggtagtttcgtgggtcactcgcatccttcagtttgtgttttatgagaggtattatgtggacaagtagaagggtttcggggagatattggtgtattatacaggcattgaatagtgcagcaaataggatataaattatagggtggcagaatttgaaagcctcggccggAAGGCCATCGCAGCTGGATGCCTTGTTACCAGGTAATTTCATGATaacctcgcacacgtcactcggagagatacggtcactatattgaaattccatatttatattgatgagagtatccacttcattccgggtattttggtcatttatacaatttaggatggtgctAAAGTGATGCCCCCacattcttgcaatggattcttcgccaactgcatcccctactctttgggataatttgtttgactttggggttagtgaattaatatctttccaaagacggGGTAAGTCATGGGTGGTCAATTTTCTAGATAaagcatcggctcgtagctgattttcgttgctacgacattgacgaagagcaagtttgaactgtgctctcgcttgcctcatctgtagagcaaggggtaccatcgttcctccaaagaaggaacatttctccagagtgtgcatagaggtccttaattaaatcattccaaccaggtatgtgtCGATGGTTACCTctggagagtctaaacgtgtctgcCCCAGTtccgtaaggcatttattatatttacgtagaattccttcagttttgttttatgctgttcgttgcggcactcaggattattgcagagcagggcttcagcaggttgagttatcgagtGGAGATTACTTTCAGGTGAGCGTtcgaatgcagtggatttttggaggttggaaaAGTCCCATGTGATGGATGGTAGCCtttccctttggatgggtaccgccgggatgGAGGGTGTATGAAATGCGACCTGGGGGGGTATGTGGTCAAATGCAGAcgataggtcgtatcgtataatacaatcagtgatagagctatgcaggcggtcagtggtaatacaatgatcaagccaggatgtgctggacatatttctgttttgtatataagtaaaggaggaaggaggcagAATAGCAACATCGCTAATTTTAAGAGATTGGTGacgacagagacgctgtaattcattataaaagTCTAGTTGGGTGTGCATTAAAGTCTCCTAAAGtcttacttgcaggccgagaagtctgtcagtttgatacgtcaatGGTTTCACGCAATTATCcaaagatctatgccatagaaatgagagagcACCTTTCGGATGACCTCGAATGGTATAGTCGTGAGTATCCATCGACGAGACAGAGAagctgttataatcaacatgaaccaaATCACTGAttgccaggtcatgggggaggagtaaggtttcttgcagcgCAATAATGCctcggaaatcattgcagaactcggTAAGAACAGGttaattccgcttgatcccgtatatgttccaagacaaaatacttaatgactccatgaatttcgtcgacctttggagataagaacAGAAATCTCAGCGGGTGTGGGTGTGGCAGGTGCCGGGGCGTTGCTGGGTGAGGCTGATTGTCGCAGATCAATTTGGGTGTTTAGGGTCCCTGGGGGAGGCTGGTCTCTCTTAAGATCATAAAAGTACACTCTTATTTCGGAGCCAAAGTTTTTGCCTACAAGGACCTTCCGATTATGGAATAAACAGGAAGCCCTGTATGCAACTCAACCTTCTACCTTACTCTTTAGGCTATGAAGAATGGGGGGCGTCTGATCCTGTTAGCTTCCTAACATGcagcctgatggcatcttcagtcactgaggaatgcaggttgtggacaacgacgtggcacCTCTTCTGTGGGTGATGGTGAGGGGAGATATTCCCAGAAGAATGCTGGCTGACCTGTCTGCGGTTGCGGTcgggtcggaactttgtctttcgccgAGAGGTCTGCCAACCCTCGTCGTCgtcttgggcatttgacattagcgctCTGGCATATGAGTCGGTCGCAGGGGCCGAGGGGGAGAGGTAGGAGtggatggtacttctcttgaatctcttttggggaggggaactggtgtttgcttcgtaacgatccttggccctgtatcAGGCTGGCCAGAGAGGGTGTTTTGTGGGTCAGAGGTGGGCGTGGGGTCAGTCGAGGGTTGTTCATGAATTAACTGGGGTTGGcccgtggggtcattcaacttattataTTTTCCCTTCAACTCTCCAGTTTGATTTGTTATCTCATTGATTTGCAGCCCCATTGCagcgaatgcatcattgatttgcagaGCCATTGCATCattgatttgctgcttcattgcagtgattgcatcactgatttgttgcctcattgcagcaattgcatcactgatttgctgccccaCTGCATCACtaatttgctgcttcattgcagcgattgcattaGGGATTGCACAGAGATCTTCAGAGTTATTTGACAGTGAAGTTGATaactccaaggcttttactgcaatgTTATGTGCAGTCAACATGTTGAGGTCAGCTGGCTGGGCaggaggtagggtgtatgggtcATCCGGGGAAACGGTAACATTTGTTGTGGGTTTGAGCCATGTTGACATGAGATATTTTCTTttgagaagtcaggctctttgcatttcgatcattccgaatgccgtcgggcatatagtctttgcacgagacatatgcaattgtgatatcttccgagaaaagatttctcacgacatctgtgatggactccggatcgctgttgttagaacgagaattgataaaataaacacaattgttctgtatgtgagggaGGGAGGGACGAGAGGCACTATCGTCACTCAGGGTCATTTTTTTTATGTCAACCTTGTGGTTACGGTGAGCTAGAGCAAACTGTTACTCctccctttttatttttcttattttccctgtttgaacctaaagcagccaatggcactgaggggAGAAGAAATTTTGGGCACTGATtggattagagggaaattttcaattataacagGAAGCACAGGATTACAAGTAATAGAGAACACTTCACCAGGCAGAATAGCACTTAATGCACATGAGCACACATTTTCAACGGGAAAGCACGTAAATGACCATGGTTATTCCAGTAAGTGTCTGGAGCGCCTCTGAAGTACAGTATGTCCACCTCAGACCTATAAGCACAAGTGCTACAAATGATTTTCTTTTAAGCAGGTTAATTAAGTCTCATTTTATAGGTTTACATatattatgacagatctattttgaaGTTGGTAATGATGTTGATATATTTTTCTCACTATTTCTTACTCACAAATTATTCGTTACtgtatttctccatttcctttctgCACTATGCTGCTTTCCTTATtggaagctcttgggcttatagcaccctgcatttccagctagggttgtagcttggctattaataataatcataacactgagaaaatatattctattttttttttctatatcgtcGTAGTTAAGATAATGAAACAAATTCCACATTTCCCACTTGTCTCATCTCGCAGTTTAGTTTTGacaaaaaaaatattcctatataaaggTCATTTAGTATGTGTATTCATGTAGCTCAAAATAGAGTAATTTCCTATTTCAGGACAACATGGTTGTCTGCAAGGCTAAGCTCAGCACACTGACAGAAGAATTGGGACGGGTCAAGAGCTTCAACGCTAGACTGCAAATGCTGGAGGAAGCTTTCAGCAGCAGGGTACCTGAAGACCCACAGCCCCAACCATCACCTCAAGGAGATCAACACCAAGGTACTAATATGTGGTGTAGTCTCAatctaagtaatattttttttattctaatgtcgTATCTCTATGGTATCTGGTATAAAAGAGTGAAATTAACCCCCTCCCCAGGGGATAGGCTTAGAGTCTGACAGGAGGGTGGCAGACGACACCGATCACTTTTGGTTACCGAGTCAGTTGACGCCCAGTGATTGCCGTTCGGTTTGCATGACTTGCCGAAGGGATCAATGCGATTTAGAATGTAGATGATCTAATTTTTTAAGTTATCAGATAAGCTTACAGGAGAATGTCAAACTAGAATACTATACAagattctataagttttattccaggtttGATCAGGataaggaatgatcttcctaatcgagcagttgaattggttgaacttcaaaaattcaaacttactgTGAATGGCTTTATGTTAAACAGCTGACATATccctatttattatgtatatatgactgatctattttaacattgttactgatattagggtattttatattcattattcaattcttctcatatactgtagtttatttccttattacaaaTAGCAAGGATCTGTTTTAGGTATCAACtctttaaatagaatatataaaagccaGTCTTCTTTTACCATCGTAGAATTTTATTATGTTGTGAGAGCATCTCACTAATCTTGAATTGGTTTAAAGCATTGACAAGTATAGAAGCTCAATACACATCTGGTTGAAACTACATTACTGGTTTTTGTAGTGTTATGTAATGACATAAAAAGTGTAATGGAGAGAGTGAAATGGTCCCGCGTCATTAATGCTTTTCAAGTTATTCTAAGATTCCGCATTGAATCTGcatttattttagaatataaaatatatggcATCTTATTTAGTAATCTTTTAAGCCAAGAAGTTCTGAAGGGCAAAATTGACGATGATTACCTTGGTCATCCGACTCATAGGCGTCTGTCTAATCTCCATTGTTTTTGGTTAGCTTGATTCTCTGACACTAGTGAGTTAGTATGCATGTGTAtcataaatttttcctttaatataattttaaaattttctcttaCAATCATAGGGTTTTACTTAACATGAAGTAATTATAATCTTTGTTTGATAAAAATTTGGATACTTATATCAATTATAAgtacattactgtacagtacttaattCTTACTTTATGGCTTAAAGAACGACTTGTCGTTAAAAATGATGTaactcttattttatttttgtattttgatacTTAAGAATGAACAAATTAAAGTCAGAACAGACTAACCCCTAATCAGAAACATTCTGATGATAGTCATATATCCAACTCTTTCATCTCTATTGATAACCATGTTTGTTATTTAGTGTTCCCCCAACATGTTAGGTAGCCGTTATGCTTTTTGTTATTTCGTAGCCCTCTACTgtctgaacttttttttttggttagattGATTCTCTTACATTAGTGACTTAGTGTATGTAAGTATCATAAATTCCTTCATAGTAATATACATTTTACCtatccaacgaagttgggaggagcttATGTTTTTGCCCGtttttctgtttgtgaacagctt
Coding sequences within:
- the LOC137615780 gene encoding uncharacterized protein encodes the protein MATSACQRIPCLDSVNNCQKDNMVVCKAKLSTLTEELGRVKSFNARLQMLEEAFSSRVPEDPQPQPSPQGDQHQVSSQSSRSHRQVRRCLDATTGGLHLTQLNAIQQH